In Leishmania braziliensis MHOM/BR/75/M2904 complete genome, chromosome 29, a genomic segment contains:
- a CDS encoding cofilin-like protein yields MAMSGVTLDERVHTAINDLRMKKCRYVMMAIGTDGRQIEVTEIGDRSVTYDAFKDKFPADNPCYVAFDFEYADTGSNRDKLILIQWIPDTAKPREKMMYSASRDALSAVSEGYLPIQANDASELMAEEIIRKVKVYRSV; encoded by the coding sequence ATGGCGATGTCTGGTGTTACGCTGGACGAGAGAGTCCACACCGCGATCAATGATCTGCGCATGAAGAAGTGTCGCTATGTCATGATGGCCATTGGTACAGACGGGAGGCAGATTGAGGTGACAGAGATTGGCGACCGCAGCGTGACATACGACGCTTTCAAGGATAAGTTTCCAGCAGACAATCCATGCTACGTGGCCTTTGACTTTGAGTATGCCGACACCGGATCGAACCGCGACAAGCTCATCCTCATTCAATGGATCCCCGACACTGCGAAGCCGCGCGAGAAGATGATGTACAGCGCGAGTCGAGATGCGCTGAGCGCTGTGTCGGAGGGCTACCTCCCCATCCAGGCGAACGACGCATCGGAGCTGATGGCCGAAGAGATCATCCGCAAGGTGAAGGTGTACCGCAGTGTGTAG